In one Methanothermobacter sp. genomic region, the following are encoded:
- the pgsA gene encoding archaetidylinositol phosphate synthase, with product MLNQFRPALRRFIDPIAEKITIPANYITFTGFLVACASAAYYATGNIINGALLLALSGFIDVLDGAVARRRFKPTRFGGFLDSTLDRLSDGIIITGITAGGFTGILTGMLALHSSLMVSYVRARAESEGLECAVGIAERAERLIILIGGSLAGYFLGLWYMDAAMIILVFAGYFTVIQRMMYVRRQMKT from the coding sequence ATGTTGAATCAATTCAGACCGGCACTCAGAAGGTTCATAGACCCCATCGCTGAGAAGATTACGATACCGGCAAATTATATAACGTTCACTGGTTTCCTGGTTGCATGTGCCTCGGCCGCATACTATGCCACAGGGAATATTATTAACGGTGCCCTGCTTCTTGCATTAAGTGGATTCATAGACGTCCTTGATGGGGCTGTTGCAAGGAGGAGGTTCAAACCCACCAGATTTGGTGGTTTCCTGGATTCAACCCTTGACAGGCTCTCAGACGGTATAATCATTACTGGTATAACGGCAGGGGGGTTCACAGGGATTCTCACAGGTATGCTGGCCCTCCACTCCAGCCTCATGGTCAGTTATGTTAGGGCAAGGGCCGAGTCCGAGGGCCTCGAATGCGCTGTAGGTATTGCTGAAAGGGCTGAGCGGCTCATAATACTCATTGGAGGATCCCTTGCCGGATACTTCCTTGGCTTATGGTATATGGACGCCGCCATGATAATTCTGGTCTTTGCAGGTTACTTCACGGTGATCCAGAGGATGATGTACGTCAGGAGGCAGATGAAAACATAA